One genomic segment of Styela clava chromosome 3, kaStyClav1.hap1.2, whole genome shotgun sequence includes these proteins:
- the LOC120343175 gene encoding ATP synthase subunit C lysine N-methyltransferase-like isoform X1, producing MNTPGVDLGSIITESAETNNEKPRSIWGLTALGVTAGAVVALCIGAAPFISPALRKFCLPFIPATEVQVRNVISALPHRGGKLADIGSGDGRIVIEAARNGFIASGYELNPWLVFYSKVKAFRLGLSSKATFVRRDLWKTDFQKYENVVIFGVDQMMPRLEEKLAQELHLGSHVVACRFRFPNWKPVKVIGHGIDKVWLYNIPQSFTDLSVGKSTNH from the exons ATGAATACGCCCGGTGTTGATTTGGGTAGTATCATCACTGAATCTGCAGAAACAAACAACGAGAAGCCTCGTTCTATCTGGGGATTGACTGCACTAGGTGTTACTGCTGGAGCAGTTGTAGCATTGTGTATTGGTGCCGCTCCATTTATATCACCAGCTCTGCGCAAg ttTTGTCTTCCATTCATCCCTGCAACTGAAGTACAAGTAAGAAACGTAATTTCAGCTTTACCCCATCGTGGTGGAAAACTTGCAGATATTGGCAGTGGAGATGGAAGAATT GTCATAGAAGCAGCAAGAAATGGCTTCATTGCATCAGGATATGAACTTAATCCATGGCTTGTATTTTATAGCAAG GTGAAAGCTTTTCGTCTTGGATTATCGTCTAAGGCTACATTTGTAAGACGAGACTTATGGAAAACAGATTTTcagaaatatgaaaatgttgtCATTTTTGGGGTTGATCAAATG ATGCCAAGATTGGAAGAGAAGCTTGCACAGGAACTACACCTGGGATCGCATGTTGTTGCATGCAGATTTCGATTTCCGAATTGGAAACCAGTAAAAGTAATAGGCCATGGCATTGACAAAGTTTGGCTTTACAATATACCACAGTCGTTCACAGATTTAAGTGTTGGAAAATCCACAAATCACTAA
- the LOC120343175 gene encoding ATP synthase subunit C lysine N-methyltransferase-like isoform X2, protein MNTPGVDLGSIITESAETNNEKPRSIWGLTALGVTAGAVVALCIGAAPFISPALRKFCLPFIPATEVQVRNVISALPHRGGKLADIGSGDGRIVIEAARNGFIASGYELNPWLVFYSKMPRLEEKLAQELHLGSHVVACRFRFPNWKPVKVIGHGIDKVWLYNIPQSFTDLSVGKSTNH, encoded by the exons ATGAATACGCCCGGTGTTGATTTGGGTAGTATCATCACTGAATCTGCAGAAACAAACAACGAGAAGCCTCGTTCTATCTGGGGATTGACTGCACTAGGTGTTACTGCTGGAGCAGTTGTAGCATTGTGTATTGGTGCCGCTCCATTTATATCACCAGCTCTGCGCAAg ttTTGTCTTCCATTCATCCCTGCAACTGAAGTACAAGTAAGAAACGTAATTTCAGCTTTACCCCATCGTGGTGGAAAACTTGCAGATATTGGCAGTGGAGATGGAAGAATT GTCATAGAAGCAGCAAGAAATGGCTTCATTGCATCAGGATATGAACTTAATCCATGGCTTGTATTTTATAGCAAG ATGCCAAGATTGGAAGAGAAGCTTGCACAGGAACTACACCTGGGATCGCATGTTGTTGCATGCAGATTTCGATTTCCGAATTGGAAACCAGTAAAAGTAATAGGCCATGGCATTGACAAAGTTTGGCTTTACAATATACCACAGTCGTTCACAGATTTAAGTGTTGGAAAATCCACAAATCACTAA